One segment of Danaus plexippus chromosome 10, MEX_DaPlex, whole genome shotgun sequence DNA contains the following:
- the LOC116767050 gene encoding uncharacterized protein LOC116767050 — protein sequence MKRKICLTPDFTCDDDMEELNVAALSHRKESAAPLTGERPGTIFGIVLSYPLAVVLRLRVLQIVCGISTMVMGSVAFIEERQKFNMGLGIPAGSFSVVAAAVSIHTSRGWGVTSGAGAGAAAALLWAATGCFLVALVVQCFRTILDPPGFSHGQDQDEDSRPSSRDLVVIACVQIALAAATLLSALVCARIDCSA from the exons ATGAAgcgaaaaatatgtttgactCCAGATTTCACGTGTGACGACGACATGGAGGAGCTTAACGTg gcAGCTTTGTCACATAGAAAGGAGTCAGCGGCGCCATTGACGGGAGAAAGACCGGGCACCATATTCGGCATTGTTTTATCATATCCTCTTGCTGTAGTCTTAAGACTTCGCGTTTTACag ATTGTATGTGGGATTTCCACTATGGTAATGGGCAGCGTCGCCTTTATAGAGGAAagacaaaaatttaacatgGGCCTTGGAATACCAGCCGGCAGCTTTAGTGTTGTAGCAGCTG CTGTTTCCATACACACGTCTCGCGGATGGGGTGTCACAAGCGGAGCAGGTGCGGGTGCGGCGGCAGCGCTATTATGGGCAGCGACAGGATGCTTTCTAGTAGCGTTGGTGGTACAATGCTTTAGAACTATATTAGATCCTCCAGGATTCAGCCACGG acAAGATCAAGATGAAGACTCAAGACCATCATCTCGGGATCTCGTTGTAATCGCATGCGTGCAAATAGCGCTCGCTGCTGCCACTCTACTGAGTGCCCTTGTTTGCGCAAGAATTGATTGCAGCGCATGA
- the LOC116767049 gene encoding dynein axonemal intermediate chain 3 has translation MTSAQPLPRRKRFIPKYDVEGVYKVILGEETQIQIDMVIGTHINAQYPWKLVSKDKILETIDVGGELSEFFPIKDVLHKYPEADVLMGYIVDESTDVDEFYVCCTTEARDHCKQQSDRFIKRQEKKLEKAVQKKPRPWKSLGSETEIIELLPINTRPLLEIEIKAKFPKEYQPQKFTVRDTSQVRDGFIELTPYRQKFNNVFRRRVDCAVQAAPPKVHNVAQTVLRYPQNMWTQSIADAMGAIEDTEAGGDTAVEKTDEIQEAVKSSDEEEEEAVQAPVDEVGLLAFKNALQRMRRASYVKKINNFMENKQSEMDSVIELNTVMDMYCNDYPNLVAKKTVDIYDTMTFEEYVCFTDVRAKDKYISSAVFHPMWSGIVAICYSDGSPTVMKTLSSRPDPIQRAVYGLNPVLIWSHIDSLLPKLYLESPREVKVLSFCPFDENILIGGCVNGQIVIWDIQNKLENVEKIEVLSEKREKYKIAMNAHMGWMKNVHDDTIVQSTVLSNLMTSHYGPVTSINWLSPNFSVTPTGKTHLITDNKKSLIFFTGSEDGLILIWNLSVENVTLFEGKKVKKSKRVLKRPSGLLVDFSPFKILDRNLQPCYKIILGVAGQPQSLPLQSFGMNSPVIKYTYVPKNTGTGRKYYTSEIIPQGEFEINTILYCGSQHGELARITWEGHEFNTGEIVNSEYCDIAFSCHIHDGIISRCQKNPFINNITLTVGGKIFAIWSDKLKDRPLIWKKRPSRLTDCAWSLYKPSLLFITTSEGDLETWDLLLRSDLPIAVQTLSGNMLTSVSLHTLPIAKNIIGVSDINGSFRMFLYPPIFMIENPTYIGRMESMIIRELKVLKTFISWQEEWMRNNPEILLEIRRKEGELMAIKEEEKRKLKEEEEKQLEEEAEARRQQKLKVLGPEERWQKIIQKLIEKTIAVKKRINRAELIEHEKPLRELEAQRLEKERRMLEIMKNQKTIFNDTVAILFPEAIKKEVKVKKSYLGDDKRTLKRSYLENYDNLKNTANITVSRHPYKIDFSWENTLAEGKERRQALNAHDDFIKIHKGRIEEEGKETLTLPSVLSTAVTEEDENLENEEDD, from the coding sequence ATGACATCTGCACAACCATTGCCCAGAAGAAAAAGATTCATACCTAAGTACGACGTAGAAGGTGTTTACAAAGTGATACTTGGAGAAGAAACGCAAATACAAATAGATATGGTGATTGGAACTCATATTAATGCTCAATATCCCTGGAAGTTAGTaagtaaagataaaattttggaaACAATTGATGTAGGTGGTGAATTATCTGAGTTTTTTCCAATAAAAGACGTCTTACATAAATATCCAGAAGCAGATGTGCTTATGGGATATATTGTGGATGAGTCTACTGACGTCGatgaattttatgtttgttgtaCTACAGAAGCTAGAGATCATTGTAAACAACAATCTGACAGATTTATTAAAAggcaagaaaaaaaattagaaaaggCCGTCCAAAAAAAGCCAAGACCGTGGAAAAGTCTTGGAAGTGAAACTGAAATAATTGAGTTATTACCTATTAATACAAGACCTTTattagaaatagaaataaaggCCAAATTTCCTAAGGAATATCAACCTCAAAAATTTACAGTAAGAGACACAAGTCAGGTACGCGATGGTTTTATAGAACTAACGCCatacagacaaaaatttaataatgtcttCCGACGTAGAGTCGATTGCGCGGTTCAGGCTGCTCCACCGAAAGTTCACAATGTTGCCCAAACCGTGCTTAGATACCCTCAGAATATGTGGACCCAATCAATAGCTGATGCAATGGGTGCTATAGAGGATACCGAAGCTGGTGGGGATACAGCTGTTGAAAAAACAGATGAGATTCAGGAAGCGGTGAAAAGTTCAGACGAAGAAGAGGAAGAGGCAGTTCAGGCACCTGTAGATGAAGTTGGTTTGTTAGCTTTTAAAAATGCATTACAACGCATGCGCCGTGCTtcgtatgtaaaaaaaattaataatttcatggaaaataaacaaagtgaAATGGATTCTGTAATAGAACTCAATACTGTCATGGATATGTACTGTAATGACTACCCGAATTTAGTCGCTAAAAAAACTGTTGATATATATGACACAATGACTTTTGAGGAATACGTATGTTTTACCGACGTTAGAgctaaagataaatatatttcttctgCCGTTTTCCATCCAATGTGGTCTGGTATAGTTGCCATTTGTTACTCAGATGGATCCCCAACAGTGATGAAAACACTTAGCTCGCGTCCGGATCCCATTCAAAGAGCCGTCTATGGTCTAAATCCTGTATTAATATGGAGTCATATAGATAGTTTATTACCCAAGCTATACCTAGAATCTCCAAGAGAAGTAAAAGTATTGTCTTTTTGTCCATTTgatgagaatattttaattggtgGCTGTGTTAATGGACAAATAGTTATATGggatatacaaaataaattagaaaatgttGAGAAAATAGAAGTTCTTAGTGAAAAAagagagaaatataaaatagccatGAATGCTCACATGGGCTGGATGAAAAATGTACATGATGATACAATAGTTCAATCCACAGTCTTAAGTAATTTGATGACGAGTCACTATGGACCTGTGACATCAATTAATTGGCTATCTCCAAATTTTTCTGTAACACCCACTGGAAAAACTCACTTGATaactgataataaaaaatctcttatattttttacgggATCTGAAGACGGCTTAATACTAATTTGGAATTTATCTGTTGAAAATGTTACACTTTTTGAAGGAAAAAAAGTGAAGAAATCTAAGCGAGTACTTAAAAGACCATCTGGTCTATTGGTTGATTTTtcaccatttaaaattttggatcGAAACTTACAaccttgttataaaattattttaggagTTGCCGGTCAACCTCAATCTTTACCACTACAAAGTTTTGGAATGAATTCccctgtaataaaatatacctatgTACCAAAGAATACTGGGACtggaagaaaatattacacgTCTGAAATTATACCTCAAGgagaatttgaaataaatacaatcttGTACTGTGGATCTCAGCACGGCGAATTGGCTAGAATTACGTGGGAAGGTCATGAATTCAATACTGGTGAAATAGTTAACTCGGAGTATTGTGATATAGCATTTAGTTGTCACATACATGATGGTATTATATCCCGTTGTCAGAAAAAtccgtttattaataatataacattaactgTTGGAGGtaaaatttttgctatttGGTCTGATAAACTAAAAGATAGACCTTTAATATGGAAAAAGCGTCCATCAAGGCTTACTGATTGTGCTTGGTCCTTATATAAACCGAGCTTACTATTTATTACTACTTCTGAGGGTGATTTAGAAACTTGGGACTTACTACTTAGGAGCGATCTACCTATAGCCGTTCAAACTTTATCAGGAAATATGCTTACTAGTGTAAGTTTACACACATTGCCAAtagctaaaaatattattggagtAAGTGACATAAATGGATCATTCAGGATGTTTTTATATCCACCAATATTTATGATTGAAAATCCTACTTATATAGGTCGAATGGAAAGCATGATAATACGGGAACTTAAAGtattgaaaacttttatttcgtGGCAAGAAGAATGGATGCGTAACAATccagaaattttattagaaataagaaGAAAAGAGGGAGAACTGATGGCTATTAAAGAAGAAGAGAAACGGAAGTTAAAAGAAGAGGAGGAAAAACAACTAGAAGAAGAAGCAGAAGCACGTCGAcagcaaaaattaaaagtattaggtCCAGAAGAAAGATGGCAAAAGATTATTCAAAAGCTAATAGAAAAAACTATAGCCGTTAAGAAGAGAATAAACAGAGCAGAACTTATTGAACATGAAAAACCCCTTAGAGAATTAGAAGCACAAAGGTTAGAAAAAGAACGCCGAATGcttgaaattatgaaaaatcaaaaaactattttcaatgACACCGTAGCCATATTATTTCCTGAAGCTATTAAAAAAgaagttaaagtaaaaaaaagctACCTAGGCGATGACAAGAGAACATTAAAGAGatcttatttagaaaattacgACAATTTAAAGAATACAGCTAATATAACAGTCAGtagacatccatataaaatagatttttcttgGGAAAATACATTAGCTGAAGGCAAAGAAAGGCGACAAGCATTGAACGCCCatgatgattttataaaaatacataaaggaAGAATAGAAGAAGAAGGCAAAGAGACCCTTACATTACCATCGGTCTTAAGCACAGCTGTAACTGAGGAAGATGAAAATCTTGAAAATGAGGAAGATGATTGA